From the genome of Anopheles merus strain MAF chromosome X, AmerM5.1, whole genome shotgun sequence, one region includes:
- the LOC121593249 gene encoding uncharacterized protein LOC121593249, which translates to MAQGEAQLLMEQQERSRAASRQERRTLETFFEREFKDTLAVIPPTDESVAKWDQLLHDERLRRLEELVDLMKLWDAPKTIPEPKSFLHYARLQPVLAQMLEDIARYRTYLDRFIDRFQAENECIVPKHNPQNKSDTANPSAPIHYAALQLDEDFLEWLLARPVTDVNLRNSFKQTALTLLCEEYVQCMRKQMQACPPGRLDKIRTVVLRLLKAKADFNICSSHMKLPFELLLKHCETHDETRLFVEQCVELVPCALAISSVNERNERVVGFYNNNPNVQVTVELLELFLRHNDRTNFTTHLAGFAIDASNVKKVIRLLLHTACDQKMADCVRLIVDRGERHIFKVLPRKPGRNAAAKEGPVAEEGANSVELSRRFGWQESIDVQKGSELEHRVELKGLLKKVCLMADLPLLQLLLAKISDLIVLNDDPLLVVTLAKAYDYKRRIEERNALLACAEFLATQETIHMSKRDNSGNTSLHLALKYGFDSVALALLRQRYTYLGMRNNDNLTPLDYGTFAFWRSYLDQCIEVDSKRSIPDRNVIRFNLQGFHSPALSMTGAVSADGTPAASDRSRNKRSSWKLIQRVDQTYCQPHKFTRTVTEMTTLRQIAQSKELKRLLVHPVVYTFIMVKWTRLCHWNYLNLLLTALTIIFFGNYSLTACSVEGPSTVLWLLSQLGVVCVAIRETLQLLFLRRSYLSFENAQDLINAVAMSVVLANGCNGLLSSFVVISFAMQLTFLLGSLQSNSLATMMYMFKTVSKNFLKSFLLFMPLIGAFIYAFHLTYNEDPEDHAQVCERDDCSEDNFNNFRTFWNATIKTLVMTTGEFEAAAIDFEGGKMLLFILFMFFAPIVILNLINGLAVSDIAAIREESELISISKKVMLLEQYERGVANVYPGWLRRCFPRPFFAEYDCRIHVKTKEYRKIEVHLRELPTKAGKGIAPANPGGGAALSNAKSRLHGSSQCSVQIPPSGKPAKQKVVGKPLPKIPWIPQGDSCNFIFDVRVFRLALFMRLDQSIVDEALAIIERQQTLASIQLTVKSTPTPDTPVTPVRTLIAAKARQPRAASVAPAGKKRSKELTQNEDMQRELLEVKTQLKTVLELLRRKENQEKRKDKRQAKSLKRKGQRRVQKKSKKAIPDAEPMGDQ; encoded by the exons ATGGCGCAAG GCGAGGCTCAGCTACTGATGGAGCAACAGGAACGCTCTAGGGCCGCTTCACGCCAGGAAAGGCGAACACTCGAG ACGTTTTTCGAGCGTGAGTTCAAGGACACGCTGGCCGTTATTCCACCGACCGATGAAAGCGTGGCAAAGTGGGACCAACTGTTGCATGATGAGCGGTTGAGGCGGCTAGAGGAGCTGGTGGATCTGATGAAACTGTGGGACGCACCGAAAACAATACCGGAGCCGAAGAGCTTCCTGCACTATGCACGCCTCCAGCCCGTCCTAGCGCAGATGCTAGAAGATATCGCTAGGTATCGCACCTACCTGGATCGATTTATAGACCGCTTTCAGGCGGAGAATGAG TGTATCGTTCCGAAGCACAATCCGCAAAACAAATCTGACACAGCGAACCCGAGCGCTCCAATACACTATGCCGCCCTGCAGCTGGACGAAGACTTTCTCGAGTGGTTGCTCGCACGCCCCGTCACCGATGTCAACCTGCGCAACAGCTTCAAGCAAACGGCACTCACGCTACTCTGCGAAGAGTACGTCCAGTGTATGCGCAAGCAGATGCAAGCCTGTCCACCCGGTCGGCTGGACAAGATTCGTACGGTAGTGTTGCGGCTGTTGAAAGCTAAAGCGGATTTTAACATCTGCAGCAGCCACATGAAGTTGCCGTTCGAGCTGCTGCTAAAGCATTGCGAGACGCACGACGAAACTCGCCTCTTTGTCGAGCAGTGCGTAGAGCTGGTGCCGTGCGCTCTTGCCATCTCGAGCGTTAACGAGCGCAACGAGCGAGTGGTCGGGTTCTACAACAACAATCCAAACGTGCAGGTTACGGTGGAGCTGCTGGAGCTCTTTCTGCGCCACAACGATCGCACCAACTTCACCACCCACCTGGCGGGGTTCGCGATAGACGCATCCAACGTGAAGAAGGTGATACGGCTCCTGCTCCATACCGCTTGCGACCAGAAGATGGCCGACTGCGTGCGGTTGATTGTGGATCGGGGCGAACGACACATATTTAAGGTGCTGCCACGCAAGCCGGGTCGCAATGCGGCGGCAAAGGAGGGCCCAGTTGCCGAAGAAGGGGCCAACAGTGTCGAGCTGAGCCGGCGGTTCGGATGGCAGGAGAGTATCGATGTGCAGAAGGGCTCCGAGCTGGAGCACCGGGTTGAGCTTAAGGGACTGCTGAAGAAGGTGTGCCTGATGGCGGATCTGCCCCTcctccagctgctgctggcaaaAATCTCGGATCTGATCGTGCTGAACGATGATCCGCTGCTCGTTGTAACGCTCGCGAAGGCGTACGATTATAAGCGCCGGATCGAGGAACGGAATGCACTGCTCGCGTGCGCCGAGTTCCTTGCAACCCAGGAAACGATTCACATGTCCAAGCGCGACAACTCGGGCAACACCTCACTGCACCTTGCGCTGAAGTATGGCTTCGATTCGGTGGCGCTGGCGTTGCTCCGGCAGCGCTACACCTACCTCGGAATGCGCAACAACGACAACCTGACGCCGCTCGATTACGGCACGTTTGCATTCTGGCGATCGTACCTCGACCAGTGCATCGAGGTGGACTCGAAGCGCTCGATCCCGGACCGAAACGTGATAAGGTTCAATCTGCAAGGCTTTCACTCGCCCGCGCTCAGTATGACTGGCGCGGTCAGTGCGGACGGTACTCCGGCTGCGTCGGACAGGTCACGGAATAAGCGCTCCAGTTGGAAACTGATACAGCGCGTCGATCAGACGTACTGCCAGCCGCACAAGTTCACACGCACCGTCACCGAGATGACGACCCTGCGGCAGATTGCTCAATCGAAGGAGCTGAAGCGCCTACTAGTGCACCCAGTCGTATATACCTTCATTATGGTGAAGTGGACGCGGCTGTGTCACTGGAACTATCTGAACCTACTGCTAACAGCGCTGACGATCATTTTCTTTGGCAACTACTCGCTCACCGCCTGCTCGGTGGAGGGCCCAAGCACGGTGCTGTGGTTGCTGAGCCAGCTcggggtggtgtgtgtggcaaTACGGGAAACGCTGCAGCTGCTGTTCCTGCGTCGCTCGTACCTATCGTTCGAGAACGCGCAAGATCTCATCAATGCGGTCGCAATGTCCGTCGTACTGGCGAACGGTTGCAATGGACTACTGTCGTCTTTCGTGGTCATCAGCTTCGCGATGCAGCTAACGTTTCTGCTAGGGTCGCTGCAGTCGAACAGTCTCGCCACGATGATGTACATGTTCAAGACGGTGTCGAAAAATTTCCTCAAGAGTTTCTTGCTGTTTATGCCCCTGATCGGCGCGTTCATCTACGCGTTCCACCTGACGTACAATGAGGATCCGGAGGATCACGCGCAAGTGTGCGAGCGGGACGACTGCTCGGAGGACAATTTCAACAACTTCCGCACGTTCTGGAACGCCACGATCAAGACGCTGGTGATGACGACGGGCGAGTTTGAGGCGGCTGCGATAGACTTTGAAGGCGGGAAGATGCTGCTGTTCATACTGTTTATGTTCTTTGCGCCGATCGTAATACTGAACTTGATCAACGGTCTCGCGGTAAGTGATATTGCCGCGATCCGGGAGGAGTCGGAACTGATCAGCATCAGCAAGAAGGTGATGCTGCTGGAGCAATACGAGCGCGGTGTGGCGAACGTGTATCCCGGTTGGTTGCGACGGTGCTTTCCGAGGCCCTTCTTCGCAGAGTACGACTGTCGCATCCATGTCAAGACGAAGGAGTACCGGAAGATTGAGGTGCACCTGCGGGAGCTGCCTACAAAGGCTGGCAAGGGTATTGCTCCAGCCAATCCCGGCGGTGGTGCTGCGCTCAGCAATGCCAAGAGCCGACTGCACGGATCATCCCAGTGTTCTGTGCAGATACCACCCAGCGGGAAACCGGCCAAACAGAAGGTAGTGGGGAAACCACTTCCCAAGATTCCCTGGATACCGCAGGGCGATTCGTGCAATTTCATCTTTGACGTGCGCGTGTTTCGGCTCGCACTCTTTATGCGACTGGATCAGTCGATCGTGGACGAAGCGTTGGCAATCATTGAGCGGCAGCAGACACTTGCGTCAATCCAGCTCACTGTCAAGAGTACGCCGACACCGGACACGCCCGTTACGCCGGTGCGCACCCTAATTGCCGCAAAGGCTCGGCAACCGCGCGCAGCTAGCGTGGCTCCCGCCGGGAAGAAGCGGAGCAAAGAGCTTACCCAAAACGAGGACATGCAGCGTGAGTTGCTCGAGGTTAAAACCCAGCTGAAAACGGTCCTGGAACTGCTGCGACGCAAGGAGAACCAGGAGAAGCGTAAAGACAAACGGCAAGCCAAGAGTCTGAAGCGAAAGGGCCAGAGGCGTGTACAGAAGAAGTCAAAGAAGGCAATTCCAGATGCAGAACCGATGGGTGATCAGTAG
- the LOC121590218 gene encoding uncharacterized protein LOC121590218 — MEGCCDMEVLSSGASLSSSGIKHHINIVPCKFSIKYHFATKRSVRAQLTVSVRTMQTVGVLSRIRRALGRLYVERDFFRPYEILLALPGFHLVEEFRTSSWKRALFLLSRTVQLLQYALWADRFYLALLDPSSPPGKALHYGNTFGVLTMMLVRMLVVRWYLPHVRQLMEYLRRQRGRIEPAPDTHRLSYRRIVNIAITFQLIGLADRLVAGFSRTYRQELYEVPANLAELQWPIVVAVHVLSFDFASRWGAAYNVSLTGMNSIMMGLYDELTSIAQEYGRLLAKGQNGQADSWTSFERNTARAVRRHETFLWQLGQLKPFLQTTFLVMFYSAALFLAIGTFMISANGTTTYGVILSGFLFAMLLECYWCCQLVDRLNEVNTQIGILLYSLDWPVELQYTKATASRYRQARSSLLIMMSKTQKSLGIRCGGMFEMSSEAFASLVKLTYTMLMFLRDTQKLN; from the exons TGCAAGTTTTCCATCAAGTATCATTTTGCGACCAAACGATCAGTGCGCGCTCAGTTGACCGTGAGCGTACGAACGATGCAGACTGTTGGCGTGCTGTCGCGCATCAGGCGTGCCCTGGGGCGCCTTTACGTGGAGCGTGATTTTTTCCGCCCCTACGAGATACTGCTCGCTCTGCCGGGCTTTCATCTGGTGGAAGAGTTTCGGACGAGTAGCTGGAAGCGGGCGCTGTTCCTGCTGTCGCGCACGGTGCAGCTGCTTCAGTACGCCCTGTGGGCCGATCGGTTCTATCTGGCGCTGTTGGATCCGTCCAGCCCGCCCGGAAAGGCCCTGCACTACGGCAACACGTTCGGCGTGCTGACGATGATGCTGGTCCGCATGCTGGTGGTGCGCTGGTATCTGCCGCACGTGCGCCAGCTGATGGAGTATCTGCGCAGACAGCGTGGTCGCATCGAGCCGGCACCCGATACGCACCGGCTGTCCTATCGCCGGATCGTCAACATAGCCATCACCTTCCAGCTGATCGGGCTGGCGGATCGGCTAGTGGCGGGGTTCTCGCGGACGTACCGGCAGGAGCTGTACGAGGTACCGGCGAATCTAGCCGAGCTCCAGTGGCCGATAGTGGTGGCGGTGCACGTACTTTCGTTTGACTTTGCGAGCCGCTGGGGCGCCGCGTACAACGTGTCGCTGACGGGCATGAACTCGATCATGATGGGACTGTACGATGAGCTGACGAGCATCGCGCAGGAGTACGGTCGACTGCTGGCGAAGGGGCAGAACGGTCAAGCGGACAGCTGGACGTCCTTTGAGCGTAACACGGCGCGCGCGGTTCGGCGGCACGAGACGTTCCTGTGGCAGCTGGGACAGTTGAAACCGTTCCTGCAGACCACGTTCCTGGTGATGTTCTACTCCGCGGCGCTATTTCTCGCCATCGGCACCTTCATGATCTCGGCCAACGGGACGACGACGTACGGTGTCATTCTGAGCGGGTTCCTGTTTGCAATGTTGCTCGAGTGCTACTGGTGTTGTCAGCTGGTCGATCGGCTCAATGAAGTG aACACACAAATTGGAATTCTGCTCTACAGCCTGGACTGGCCGGTGGAGCTGCAGTATACAAAGGCGACCGCAAGCCGCTATCGGCAGGCCCGCTCCTCGCTGCTGATCATGATGAGTAAGACGCAGAAGTCGCTTGGCATTCGGTGCGGCGGCATGTTCGAGATGTCTAGTGAAGCGTTCGCCAGCCTTGTGAAGCTAACCTACACCATGCTGATGTTTTTGCGCGACACACAAAAGCTGAATTAA